The following proteins come from a genomic window of Streptomyces sp. NBC_00539:
- a CDS encoding glycosyltransferase codes for MRVLFTVPPLAGHVNPTVAVGAELIARGHDVAWTGPAPALAALLPARARILPAGEGEGTGEGVGVGAGAGGTAAEGGTATAAGARTAYTALHERWRDLRGVAALRFLWEEALVPLARAMVPGVTLAVRAFEPDVLVADQQALAGPLVARRLGVPWVTSASTSAELTRPFADFPKVGEWVAGQIGGVLAEFGDAAGEADGWDPRFSDRLVLVFSTPELLGDTHGFPPHYAFVGPALGARPAAPGFPWQRLDPARRRVLVSLGTLNQEAGARFYREVLGAARQLAAHTQFVVAAPAALLGDRPGHVLHQERVPQLELLPHLDAVVCHGGHNTVCEALAHGLPLVVAPIRDDQPIVARQVVEAGAGVRVRFGRTRAGELRDALTAVLDEPGPRRAARRIQASFAAAGGAAAAADRLEKLI; via the coding sequence ATGAGGGTGCTCTTCACGGTCCCGCCACTGGCAGGGCACGTCAATCCCACCGTGGCCGTCGGCGCCGAACTGATCGCCCGGGGCCACGACGTCGCCTGGACCGGACCGGCCCCGGCCCTGGCCGCCCTGCTGCCCGCCCGGGCCCGGATCCTGCCCGCCGGTGAAGGGGAAGGCACAGGCGAGGGCGTAGGCGTAGGCGCAGGTGCAGGCGGGACGGCCGCGGAAGGCGGTACCGCGACCGCGGCCGGCGCGCGCACCGCCTACACCGCCCTGCACGAGCGCTGGCGCGACCTGCGCGGGGTCGCGGCGCTGCGCTTCCTCTGGGAGGAGGCCCTGGTGCCGCTCGCCCGCGCCATGGTGCCCGGGGTGACCCTGGCGGTGCGCGCGTTCGAGCCGGACGTGCTGGTCGCCGACCAGCAGGCCCTGGCCGGTCCGCTCGTCGCCCGCCGGCTCGGCGTCCCGTGGGTCACCTCCGCCAGCACCTCGGCGGAACTCACCCGGCCCTTCGCCGACTTCCCGAAGGTGGGCGAGTGGGTGGCCGGGCAGATCGGGGGCGTGCTCGCGGAGTTCGGGGACGCCGCCGGGGAGGCAGACGGCTGGGACCCCCGGTTCTCCGACCGGCTCGTACTCGTCTTCTCCACACCCGAACTCCTCGGGGACACACACGGCTTCCCGCCGCACTACGCCTTCGTCGGACCGGCGCTCGGCGCCCGTCCGGCCGCTCCCGGCTTCCCCTGGCAGCGGCTGGACCCGGCGCGGCGACGCGTCCTGGTGTCGCTGGGCACCCTCAACCAGGAGGCGGGGGCCCGCTTCTACCGCGAAGTGCTGGGAGCCGCCCGCCAACTGGCCGCGCACACGCAGTTCGTCGTGGCCGCCCCGGCCGCCCTCCTGGGGGATCGGCCCGGCCACGTGCTGCACCAGGAGCGGGTCCCCCAGCTGGAGCTGCTGCCGCACCTGGACGCCGTGGTCTGCCACGGCGGGCACAACACCGTGTGCGAGGCCCTCGCGCACGGACTGCCGCTGGTGGTCGCACCGATCCGGGACGACCAGCCGATCGTGGCCCGGCAGGTCGTCGAGGCCGGCGCCGGCGTCCGGGTGCGGTTCGGCCGGACCCGGGCCGGGGAACTGCGCGATGCGCTCACGGCCGTGCTGGACGAGCCCGGCCCCCGCCGGGCGGCCCGGCGGATCCAGGCCTCATTCGCCGCTGCGGGCGGCGCCGCCGCCGCGGCCGACCGGTTGGAGAAGCTGATATGA
- a CDS encoding alpha/beta fold hydrolase: protein MAFVQAGPLRFHVQRLPAGGTPGPGRPGAPVVVFLHGLVVDNLSSFYCPLALPAARAGHETVLYDLRGHGRTERPATGYDTRTAVRDLFTLLGALGLARRPVHLVGNSYGGTLALHAALTRPDLVAGLTLLEPPLSGAWVENMLDTLSAAALSLEDTPVPAELLTLRLRKAANLTAIADELLNRTSLIDDIAGSRTFTPADYARLRCPVLIVCGEHSELVPGARELLRHVPRAASIEILPGLGHDVLKESSGTLRKAVLAHLDATADLAARTRRPGALIR from the coding sequence ATGGCCTTCGTCCAAGCGGGCCCGCTCCGCTTCCACGTCCAGCGGCTCCCGGCCGGCGGGACCCCGGGCCCCGGCCGTCCCGGCGCCCCGGTCGTCGTGTTCCTCCACGGGCTGGTCGTCGACAACCTGTCCTCCTTCTACTGCCCCCTCGCCCTGCCGGCGGCCCGCGCCGGACACGAGACCGTCCTCTACGACCTGCGCGGCCACGGCCGCACCGAGCGCCCGGCCACCGGCTACGACACCCGCACCGCCGTACGGGACCTCTTCACGCTGCTCGGCGCGCTGGGCCTCGCCAGGCGCCCCGTCCACCTGGTCGGCAACAGCTACGGCGGCACCCTCGCGCTGCACGCCGCCCTGACCCGGCCCGACCTCGTCGCAGGGCTCACCCTCCTCGAACCCCCGCTCAGCGGGGCCTGGGTGGAGAACATGCTGGACACCCTGTCGGCCGCCGCACTCAGCCTGGAGGACACCCCGGTCCCCGCCGAACTGCTCACCCTGCGCCTGCGCAAGGCCGCCAACCTCACGGCCATCGCCGACGAACTCCTCAACCGGACCTCGCTGATCGACGACATCGCCGGGAGCCGCACCTTCACCCCGGCCGACTACGCCCGGCTGCGCTGCCCCGTGCTGATCGTCTGCGGTGAACATTCCGAGCTCGTGCCCGGTGCGAGGGAACTCCTTCGCCACGTCCCGCGCGCCGCCTCCATCGAGATCCTCCCGGGCCTGGGCCACGACGTGTTGAAGGAGAGCAGCGGAACCCTGCGCAAGGCCGTACTCGCGCACCTCGACGCGACGGCCGACCTCGCCGCGCGCACTCGACGGCCGGGAGCTCTGATCCGATGA
- a CDS encoding class I SAM-dependent methyltransferase, which yields MTPPPFPHVRWVPAALLTVLAAGTVRTRRRLRALPVLPLVPPAAAGDMPRPAGWRLLTARGVEPDTATFLSACAYAEREGLRVLDLLPGDLDAERALGLLRLVDPARYREDRLGEGRGAGHALLVTQEVLARAGVESGPSRPTPAELLALTRRVKEYAAGATGLAIAPALSCGRPATAPWGAGSGAARAAELRAQGLPPGALAAAQLGGLALLAGAAVRQGPWAAAAAGLYWLQPYLALGGPGSPLRPHDLARSTAARPARSLAAALGTAAAAARDRGGAQDPARAAAYRADLAAGTDRFLEPRRPDCPWCGSGRLSVRVEVPDLLQAKPGRFTLEQCGDCAHVFQNPRLTIEGLEFYYRDFYDGRGGEGAGTVFGRLGAAYRARAEMLLTHAEPRSWLDVGTGHGHFCNAARAVWPRTRFDGLDMGDGVREAERRGWVETGYQGQFPEFASKLAGQYEVVSMYHYLEHTRDPLAELDAAAAVLAPGGHLTIELPDPQSRMADLLGPMWLPWFQPQHQHLIPARNLREALACRGFEVLAEEHGPAHQGNDFFGAVALTVTRLAPDPDRPWAPPSTPRARALATAVRAASLPFFAAAAAVDAVRTAAAHRTDGGNAYRLLARKDVP from the coding sequence ATGACGCCACCCCCGTTCCCGCACGTCCGGTGGGTTCCGGCGGCGCTGCTCACCGTGCTCGCCGCGGGCACCGTGCGCACCCGTCGACGGCTGCGGGCCCTGCCCGTACTGCCGCTGGTCCCGCCCGCGGCGGCCGGTGACATGCCGCGCCCAGCGGGGTGGCGGCTGCTCACCGCCCGGGGCGTCGAGCCCGACACCGCCACGTTCCTGAGCGCCTGCGCGTACGCCGAGCGCGAGGGGCTGAGGGTGCTGGACCTGCTGCCGGGGGACCTGGACGCCGAGCGGGCGCTCGGACTGCTGCGGCTGGTGGACCCGGCCCGCTACCGGGAGGACCGGCTCGGCGAGGGGCGCGGGGCCGGGCACGCCCTGCTCGTCACGCAGGAGGTGCTCGCGCGGGCCGGGGTGGAAAGCGGCCCGTCCCGCCCGACCCCCGCGGAACTCCTCGCGCTCACCCGCCGGGTGAAGGAGTACGCGGCCGGCGCAACCGGGCTGGCCATCGCCCCGGCGCTCAGCTGCGGCCGGCCCGCAACGGCCCCCTGGGGCGCAGGCTCCGGGGCGGCGCGCGCCGCCGAGCTGCGGGCACAGGGCCTGCCCCCGGGGGCGCTCGCGGCCGCCCAGCTGGGCGGGCTGGCGCTGCTCGCGGGCGCCGCCGTACGCCAGGGCCCGTGGGCCGCCGCCGCGGCCGGGCTGTACTGGCTGCAGCCGTACCTCGCGCTCGGCGGGCCCGGCTCCCCACTGCGCCCCCACGACCTGGCCCGCTCCACGGCCGCCCGGCCGGCCCGCTCCCTCGCCGCCGCCCTGGGTACCGCCGCTGCGGCCGCCCGCGACCGGGGCGGGGCGCAGGACCCCGCCCGCGCCGCCGCCTACCGGGCCGACCTGGCCGCCGGCACCGACCGGTTCCTCGAACCGCGCCGCCCGGACTGCCCGTGGTGCGGATCTGGGCGGCTCTCGGTCCGGGTCGAGGTCCCGGACCTGCTCCAGGCGAAGCCCGGCCGGTTCACCCTGGAACAGTGCGGGGACTGCGCGCACGTGTTCCAGAACCCCCGGCTGACCATCGAGGGGCTGGAGTTCTACTACCGGGACTTCTACGACGGGCGCGGCGGCGAGGGCGCCGGCACCGTGTTCGGACGCCTCGGCGCGGCCTACCGGGCGCGCGCCGAAATGCTCCTCACCCACGCCGAGCCCCGGTCGTGGCTGGACGTGGGAACGGGCCACGGCCACTTCTGCAACGCCGCCCGGGCCGTCTGGCCCCGTACCCGGTTCGACGGCCTGGACATGGGCGACGGCGTCCGCGAGGCGGAGCGCCGGGGCTGGGTGGAGACCGGGTACCAGGGGCAGTTCCCGGAGTTCGCGTCGAAGCTGGCGGGCCAGTACGAGGTCGTCAGCATGTACCACTACCTGGAGCACACCCGGGACCCGCTCGCCGAACTCGACGCGGCGGCCGCCGTCCTCGCCCCCGGCGGCCACCTGACCATCGAGCTCCCGGACCCCCAGTCCCGCATGGCGGACCTCCTGGGCCCGATGTGGCTGCCCTGGTTCCAGCCGCAGCACCAGCACCTGATCCCGGCCCGGAACCTGCGCGAGGCGCTGGCCTGCCGCGGGTTCGAAGTCCTGGCCGAGGAACACGGCCCGGCCCACCAGGGCAACGACTTCTTCGGCGCGGTGGCGCTCACCGTGACCCGCCTGGCCCCGGACCCCGACCGGCCCTGGGCG
- a CDS encoding acyl carrier protein — MAPDILAEITSMLVEIVGDEYLLAEEVTMKTTFNEDLALESVEFVALAELLHHRYGAEVDLMGFLAEKDMDAILAMSVGELVTHIGRITHACLPQAPARTTSGTPAGTAPVTPAAVTPAPVTPAPVTPAADACAPDVPPRDVPPRAVPAPGASPLPTSAG; from the coding sequence ATGGCACCTGACATCCTCGCCGAGATCACCTCGATGCTCGTGGAGATCGTCGGCGACGAGTACCTGCTTGCCGAGGAGGTCACGATGAAGACGACGTTCAACGAGGACCTGGCCCTGGAGAGCGTCGAGTTCGTCGCGCTCGCGGAGCTGCTGCACCACCGCTACGGCGCCGAGGTGGACCTGATGGGCTTCCTGGCGGAGAAGGACATGGACGCCATCCTCGCGATGTCCGTCGGTGAACTCGTCACCCACATAGGCCGGATCACGCACGCCTGCCTCCCCCAGGCCCCGGCGCGCACCACATCCGGCACGCCGGCCGGCACCGCGCCCGTCACGCCCGCTGCCGTCACTCCCGCGCCCGTCACTCCGGCGCCCGTCACTCCCGCAGCCGACGCTTGCGCGCCCGACGTCCCCCCACGCGACGTCCCCCCGCGCGCCGTCCCCGCGCCCGGAGCGTCCCCCCTCCCCACCTCGGCCGGCTGA